One window from the genome of Yamadazyma tenuis chromosome 7, complete sequence encodes:
- the ATG2 gene encoding autophagy- protein 2 (EggNog:ENOG503NVTD; COG:U; BUSCO:EOG092602MO) — MSPQWLPQNIQKRLLLYVLQQLSLFSEIDLPNLEEVSLNNIHLKDISIDPEKVGKLPGCNLRYGQLGSLELNGGVMGGVNIEVNNLDIVIAPNLDINEDITKSVQLSLAQSTADLAQTIMLNQSEVLQMGSLEDTIELQDPTCIQPDVAIDTSNSDSSKSSASSASSPTIPKPSALGGVMARAVDMALSRLQVSIKNVNIKLLSELTDIVIKVEEATLSTVSGTRTTHLKGVSVITLRPACSPGDCEASNNESKDSTSGTKEEDSDTSSDDDNDEIDSSLMDSMVFTHEEASSIYMSATSQSFKPDRTEATPTLCDKDPNKSDNVIMYMDSLDVEFEGLSSISNVFVEIEKLTLSCSPLVPTVLSVINGISRSLKLKIYQKRKSTTSTYQSNPRFPQYASQSDDINETYDKDFEDEDDKHNGPDSSTSGDQQQLFNRLHIGEIILSVTSALNLSGEFLSPNNNLYLSVQNFNIKQKHDTLIYGGLETFQIIKTTDGKAENVLEFEQSVSEDGEPPKADIRFEMFSKISSDFKINEFTALISKPGKVNLDSYSLGHISELVDSFQIINSHLTGLFANYENYKRLSNNDIKPNVKKNKIDNHLVLQTAHMTMHLDLSSDCRICVQILPIFVNSLNNEMKCQRVIVEHHRDGGVDKIASISNIFLSTKAQDFKTFISHNHLFSRDINVISSTNVRVSKINVDLSFTLLKHIILSFGTFNGNLKSIPKRYNLVSMNSGSVYNPKKLKKRVNVTTTSTKNTAEFNVTFEEANFSLNEINKQFGSLLGRAVNISLFEFNGEHNFVLKGVKLNRVSGDLNEKIFYNYEERSLTDISEPLVLGQLKKNGSTELKCQRFVIEFYAHWQKLFENPNEEIKDDLNTFTKDTTEELKKTDVRIQLKDCFFGVTPNTLICKSYLNASRVNCDLMLGGEQLYIKTTVRELSLLLIDDLKELRSVSINKKYRYSVNPLDFFLKRGFLNIGNIANLHIGITYNFNIEKLLEKSSNKNIYNKLSALDIKVNLDECILETCGDSFYTFIQLINDLKIPLVLKNEEKFKVNLEHEINLLEGIDELERPNPSKIDSSIEDQHTDNDKDFEIVDEYYGNDGQDATLNSSSIDDQVDLLALDEGIDNLSVDNNYFSKNKSSQKQTVDPVSISVNVGKANLYMYDGYDWKETRKVIKGVVKKVEKESSEAGEDHDSNDETVDDHLEIIQETLFQSIHVTLPKGIDPSQLTQNINKQVTENADDGNTDGTGYKNLKLKRSNRYKMLIELKSIDVIVNVFTLRSPDEEPIPVHKEYEVLNEIELVVDLVTIYDNLLNSTWNKYLSYMNSIGEKEIGKNMIKFNLTTIRDPVSLNFNESILRISILPLRLFIDQDTNEFLVRFFNFNDKRFKLEKLEEDIYVKKIEIRNDIKIKVDYKPKKLNLIGLKNGEFNELLNLIHINGLTINLNHIKLYGIKGGDQIFARLFEYWLPNIQQTQLVNLFNGVEIFKPFFSISESLKNVVLLPITDYHDLNNQKFLKKLNKNGKEFFKITSYELLKLGYRLTNGTQNLLEHGEEILGGTGSKLRNHKVRQRKTSAGDTHLKFDNADIISEDETEEEAGLLENSIRLNKNTKRLESRNIYHNPHTKKYSEIEEEADDTGDSSEEEIEETKLVSLYSNQPKNFKQGIQLSFNSINKNYNLTKDEFLKLIERINESETYEDSLKIILKKSPLLLLRPMIGTTEMISKTLIGLSNEISSTEHLESKDKYKE, encoded by the coding sequence ATGAGTCCTCAATGGCTTCCCCAGAACATACAGAAGAGGCTCTTGTTGTACGTGCTACAGCAACTCTCGTTGTTCTCCGAAATCGATCTCCCTAATCTTGAGGAAGTATCACTCAATAATATCCACCTCAAAGACATCTCGATAGACCCCgaaaaagttggaaaactccCCGGATGCAACCTTCGGTACGGCCAGCTTGGAagcttggagttgaatGGAGGTGTCATGGGAGGAGTCAATATTGAGGTAAACAACTTAGATATTGTGATTGCCCCAAACTTGGATATAAAcgaagatatcaccaagagTGTCCAGCTACTGTTGGCGCAAAGCACGGCTGACTTGGCTCAGACAATAATGCTCAACCAATCTGAAGTACTACAAATGGGATCTCTCGAGGATACAATCGAACTTCAGGATCCAACATGTATACAACCCGATGTCGCTATCGACACCAGCAACTCGGACCTGTCCAAGTCTTCTGCATCATCGGCATCTTCTCCTACGATACCGAAGCCCTCTGCATTGGGGGGTGTAATGGCTCGTGCTGTGGATATGGCATTGCTGAGGTTGCAAGTTTCCATCAAGAATGTGAACATCAAGCTTTTATCGGAGCTAACTGATATTGTCATCAAAGTCGAAGAAGCCACGTTGAGTACCGTGAGTGGGACTCGTACAACTCATCTAAAAGGTGTGAGCGTGATAACTCTTAGACCTGCTTGTAGTCCTGGTGACTGTGAAGCCTCGAATAATGAATCTAAGGACCTGACTTCAGGTAcaaaggaagaagataGTGACACCAGCAGTGATGATGACAACGATGAAATCGATAGCTCGTTGATGGACAGCATGGTATTCACTCACGAAGAAGCCAGTTCCATATATATGAGTGCAACATCCCAATCCTTTAAGCCAGACAGAACCGAAGCAACCCCTACGCTTTGTGATAAGGATCCTAACAAGCTGGATAATGTTATAATGTATATGGACTCACTTGATGTGGAATTCGAAGGTCTTAGTCTGATATccaatgtgtttgtggaaattgaaaagttaACATTGTCTTGCAGCCCTTTGGTGCCTACTGTTTTGTCAGTTATAAATGGCATTTCGAGaagtttgaagttgaaaatatACCAGAAGCGAAAATCAACCACTTCAACATATCAATCCAATCCCCGTTTTCCGCAATACGCCTCTCAAAGtgatgatatcaacgaAACTTATGACAAAGACTTTGAGGACGAAGATGATAAACACAATGGGCCTGATTCCAGTACTTCTGGTGACCAGCAGCAACTCTTCAACCGTCTTCATATAGGTGAGATAATTTTAAGTGTCACCTCAGCTTTGAATCTTTCTGGTGAATtcttatcaccaaacaaCAATTTGTACTTGAGCGTACAGAATTTCAACATAAAGCAAAAACATGATACCCTTATTTATGGGGGTCTTGAAAccttccaaatcatcaaaaccacTGATGGAAAGGCAGAAAATGTGTTGGAATTTGAACAGTCCGTATCGGAAGATGGTGAACCTCCTAAAGCAGACATAAGATTCGAGATGTTCTCTAAAATATCCAGTGACTTCAAGATTAATGAGTTTACGGCGTTGATATCAAAACCAGGGAAGGTAAACTTGGACTCTTATTCTTTGGGACATATtctggagttggtggactCATTCCAGATTATCAACTCACATTTGACCGGCTTATTTGCAAATTATGAAAACTATAAAAGGTTATCCAACAACGATATTAAACCAAACGTCAAAAAGAATAAAATAGACAACCATTTGGTCCTCCAAACAGCTCATATGACTATGCACTTAGATTTGTCATCGGATTGTAGGATCTGTGTTCAAATTCTTCCCATATTTGTCAACCTGTTGAATAATGAAATGAAATGTCAAAGGGTCATAGTGGAACACCATAGAGATGGAGGCGTTGATAAGATTGCATCTATCTCCAATATTTTTTTGTCTACTAAAGCACAAGATTTCAAGACTTTTATAAGTCATAATCATTTATTTTCTAGAGATATCAACGTGATCTCTTCTACCAATGTAAGggtttccaaaatcaacgtCGACCTACTGTTCACATTATTGAAGCATATTATCTTGTCTTTTGGCACGTTCAATGgtaatttgaaatcaattcCCAAGAGGTATAACCTAGTTTCAATGAACTCGGGTTCGGTGTACAATCCTAAAAAACTCAAGAAACGGGTGAATGTAACTACAACATCCACGAAAAATACTGCTGAATTCAACGTCACTTTTGAAGAGGCTAACTTCAGCCTTAATGAAATTAACAAACAGTTCGGTTCTCTTCTTGGGAGAGCAGTAAACATATCGTTGTTTGAGTTTAACGGTGAGCACAATTTTGTGTTGAAAGGGGTCAAGTTAAACAGAGTTCTGGGTGACTTGAATGAGAAAATCTTCTACAATTATGAAGAACGTTCGTTGACTGACATCTCGGAACCATTGGTACTTGGTCAGCTCAAAAAGAACGGCTCGACGGAGTTGAAATGTCAACGATTCGTTATTGAGTTCTATGCCCACTGGCAGAAGCTTTTTGAAAATCCAAATGAAGAGATTAAGGACGATCTTAACACATTTACAAAGGATACAAcggaagaattgaagaagaccGATGTTAGAATCCAGTTAAAGGACTGTTTCTTTGGTGTTACTCCTAACACCCTTATATGTAAGTCGTATTTGAATGCGAGCAGGGTCAACTGTGACCTAATGCTCGGTGGTGAGCAGCTTTACATAAAGACAACCGTAAGAGAGTTgagcttgttgttgatagatgatttgaaagagCTCAGATCGGTTAGCATCAATAAGAAATATCGGTACAGTGTTAATCCtttggatttcttcttAAAAAGGGGGTTTCTAAACATTGGTAATATTGCCAACTTGCACATTGGGATCACttacaacttcaatattgaaaagcttttggaaaagCTGTCCAACAAGAATATTTATAACAAGTTATCTGCCTTGGATATCAAGGTCAACTTAGATGAGTGTATTCTTGAGACGTGTGGTGACTCCTTCTACACATTCATTCAGCTCATAAATGACTTAAAGATTCCCTTAGTTTTGAAAAACGAAGAGAAGTTCAAAGTGAATCTAGAACATGAAATTAACTTGTTGGAGGgaattgatgaacttgaacgtCCGAACCCATCAAAAATCGATCTGTCCATTGAAGACCAACATACTGATAATGACAAGGATTTCGAGATCGTTGATGAATATTACGGAAATGATGGCCAGGATGCCACTTTAAACAGTAGTTCTATCGACGATCAGGTAGACCTTTTGGCTCTCGATGAGGGGATAGATAACTTGAGTGTTGACAACAACTATTTCAGCAAGAATAAATCTTCTCAGAAACAAACAGTGGATCCTGTTAGCATCAGTGTGAATGTGGGTAAAGCCAACTTGTATATGTATGACGGCTATGATTGGAAAGAAACAAGAAAGGTGATTAAAGGAGTTGTCAAGAAGGTTGAAAAGGAATCGTCTGAAGCAGGAGAAGATCATGATTCAAATGACGAGACTGTTGATGACCACTTGGAAATAATTCAAGAAACTTTGTTCCAATCTATTCATGTCACGTTACCGAAAGGCATTGATCCTAGTCAATTGACTCAGAACATTAACAAACAGGTAACTGAGAATGCTGATGATGGCAATACTGATGGAACGGGATATAAGAATCTTAAGTTAAAGAGATCCAACAGATATAAGATGCTAATTGAGTTGAAAAGTATCGATGTTATTGTGAATGTTTTCACTTTGAGAAGCCCTGATGAAGAACCTATACCTGTCCACAAGGAATATGAAGTGTTGAACGAAATTGAGTTGGTGGTCGACTTGGTGACCATATACGACAATTTGCTCAACTCTACCTGGAATAAATATCTAAGCTATATGAACAGTATCGGTGAGAAAGAAATCGGAAAGAATATGATTAAATTCAACCTAACAACAATCAGAGATCCTGTTAGTTTGAATTTCAATGAAAGTATTTTAAGAATTTCAATATTACCACTTCGTTTGTTTATCGATCAAGACACAAATGAGTTCTTGGTaagattcttcaacttcaacgataaaagattcaagttggaaaagCTTGAGGAGGACATATATGTGAAGAAGATAGAAATTCGcaatgatatcaagatcAAGGTCGACTACAAGCCTAAGAAATTAAACTTGATTGGACTCAAGAATGGGGAATTTAAcgaattgttgaatttgattcATATAAATGGACTTACGATTAACTTGAATCATATTAAACTTTATGGGATTAAAGGTGGGGATCAGATATTTGCAAGATTGTTTGAATACTGGCTTCCCAATATCCAACAAACCCAGTTGGTCAATCTATTCAATGGAGTGGAAATATTTAAACCTTTCTTCAGCATCAGCGAGTCCTTGAAAAATGTGGTTTTATTGCCCATCACCGACTATCACGATTTGAACAATcagaagtttttgaagaagttgaacaaaaatGGAAAggagtttttcaagatcaccAGTTATGAGCTTTTGAAATTGGGATATAGACTCACCAATGGAACCCAAAACTTATTGGAGCATGGAGAAGAAATTTTAGGAGGTACAGGgtccaagttgagaaaTCATAAAGTTCGACAACGTAAAACAAGTGCTGGAGATACCCATCTTAAATTTGATAATGCAGATATCATCAGTGAGGACGagacagaagaagaagcgGGCCTCTTGGAGAACTCGATCCGGTTGAACAAGAATACTAAGAGACTCGAAAGCCGGAACATTTACCACAATCCGCACACCAAGAAATACTCTGAAATCGAAGAGGAAGCAGATGACACCGGAGACAGCAGcgaagaagagattgaagaaaccaagcTCGTCAGTCTCTATTCCAACCAGCCTaaaaacttcaaacaaGGAATTCAATTAAGCTTTAACTctatcaacaaaaactacaacctcaccaaagatgagttcttgaagttgatagaaCGCATCAATGAGTCCGAGACTTATGAAGACTCCCTCAAGatcatcttgaagaagtctcCACTCTTGTTACTCAGACCGATGATAGGCACCACCGAAATGATCCTGAAAACCCTTATTGGGTTAAGTAATGAAATCAGCAGCACGGAACACCTCGAGTCGAAAGACAAGTATAAGGAGTGA
- the LAS1 gene encoding rRNA-processing protein las1 (EggNog:ENOG503P2TE; COG:S) has translation MSPPSSIALGCSVAVVSSALQSLGITLQRRSHLLPIHLGDESTDNPQTHHQYSKLQRNTWLFGFFLFIVSNVLGSLIQITTLPLIILSPLQSIGLIFNSLLSCLLLPGETFTWKLGVGTLIISTGAFIIAYHGNAIPPPPDSDIDVDKRFKIIIHKLIDPRFMAWFISSFVLIGLLLLANSAITYKRNKFKNRIQQRSSRSTTKALEKLKFFKGVNYGLISGTLTAHTFLFAKSLIDVVVESIFAGPHDVGSITRSITPYFLLIVMLTIVGCQLTAFNLGLAQISSSILYPLCFLVYNLMNLINDLTFNHLLANQRLTIGQLFWVLLGLCAVLFGVVLISWDSAVGSNVQRLAYDNEEEYILHSKFPYTDNLNEMSKMVDSSSTYEMETGYLSIDSTHLNPHGPYPLSTRRSAVSTRNKKRVLSYEQQQLLQHDANMVTADQIGRMLNRQPSVVSYKSAEDLIKLKDWFYNFDEHRDHRHRAVQIVKAISSRGRIPHAIESTSLLTSLCLSDPEMSSKSSPQVVIQKDSYLLQLSYSMALTRFVNGLLDPLQQSNFAIPLHQLAKSLQMPSYFVELRHTATHEKLPSLALLRTTAKNALNWLYDNYWNKIEDIESDIEDEVEELLSERDQILIQDAVKASDSSIKELVANLKVYKKIRKQDLNFIYKFGNSSDTGKKYWKAVSKIKSILASNPQITFRVLIFKDFLIYNKMDPVKAKKINSFLAILFKLYNPLLEELGPYFKRQLYEVILRSLKSEFTMVETQINKKLGFEITHEYETTQLCGWVVYLYSSMDDQGKKRIGSLLQDISSLNDESKMEILQGLNKIELLEDEKQQVEVVHESVGKRLKLKKYEQVESLDSILGTQAPALKKQKIQPSDDVSTSKKTYFFEPHAKWTATPFGSSV, from the exons ATGTCACCACCGTCTTCCATAGCATTGGGATGCTCGGTGGCCGTGGTTTCTTCTGCTCTACAGTCTTTGGGCATTACTTTACAAAGACGATCTCATCTACTTCCCATTCACTTAGGTGACGAATCCACAGAtaatccacaaactcatcaccaatatTCAAAGCTTCAGCGTAACACATGGCTATTCGGGTTTTTTCTATTCATAGTCTCGAATGTTTTAGGCTCGTTGATCCAAATCACCACTTTACCATTAATCATATTATCTCCTTTGCAAAGTATCGGATTGATCTTCAACTCCCTCCTAAGCTGCCTATTATTACCGGGAGAAACATTCACGTGGAAACTTGGCGTGGGCACATTAATTATATCTACTGGTGCCTTCATTATTGCGTACCACGGAAATGCCattcctcctcctcctgATTCTGATATTGATGTGGATAAGCgattcaaaatcatcatccacaagCTAATAGACCCCCGTTTCATGGCCTGGTTCATCAGTTCGTTTGTGTTGATTggtttgttgttgttggcaaACTCGGCAATCACCTATAAAAGAAATAAGTTTAAGAATAgaattcaacaaagactGAGTAgatcaaccacaaaagctcttgaaaaGCTCAAATTCTTTAAGGGAGTCAACTACGGGTTGATCTCGGGAACTTTAACGGCACATACATTCTTGTTTGCTAAATCCTTAATCgatgtggtggtggaatcCATTTTCGCTGGTCCACATGATGTTGGCAGTATCACCAGGAGTATCACTCCTTATTTTTTGCTTATTGTGATGTTGACGATTGTCGGGTGCCAGTTGACCGCTTTCAACTTGGGGTTGGCCCAGATTTCGTCGTCCATTCTTTACCCTTTGTGTTTCTTGGTGTACAATCtcatgaacttgatcaatgacTTGACCTTCAATCACTTGTTGGCAAACCAGAGATTGACCATAGGGCAGTTATTCTGGGTGTTATTGGGTCTTTGTGCTGTGCTATTTggagtggtgttgattAGTTGGGATAGTGCTGTTGGCTCCAACGTACAAAGACTTGCCTATgataacgaagaagaaTACATTTTACATCTGAAGTTCCCTTACACAGACAATCTCAACGAAATGTCAAAGATGGTGGATAGCTCTTCCACGTATGAGATGGAGACTGGCTACTTATCCATTGACTCTACTCATTTGAATCCTCATGGCCCTTACCCGTTGAGCACGCGAAGGTCGGCTGTCTCAACTCGCAATAAGAAAAGAGTGCTTTCATACGAACAGCAGCAGCTCTTGCAACA CGATGCCAACATGGTGACCGCAGACCAAATAGGTAGAATGTTAAATCGGCAGCCCTCTGTGGTGTCGTATAAATCCGCCGAAGATCTCATCAAGCTCAAAGACTGGTTCTATAACTTCGATGAGCATCGAGACCATCGACACCGAGCAGTCCAAATCGTGAAAGCTATCAGTTCCAGAGGAAGAATTCCCCACGCAATAGAGTCTACTTCATTGTTGACATCGTTGTGCCTCAGTGATCCCGAAATGTCTTCCAAGTCAAGTCCACAGGTGGTGATCCAGAAGGACTCGTATCTTCTCCAATTATCGTATTCCATGGCATTAACCAGATTTGTCAACGGTCTTCTAGATCCGCTACAACAGTCAAACTTTGCGATACCGTTGCATCAGCTCGCCAAATCCCTTCAGATGCCCAGCTATTTTGTGGAATTGAGACATACAGCTACCCATGAGAAACTTCCTAGTCTAGCCCTATTGAGAACCACCGCAAAAAATGCCCTTAATTGGTTGTACGACAACTACTGGAATAAAATAGAAGACATAGAATCAGATATCGAAGATgaggttgaagaattgttgCTGGAACGTGACCAGATACTTATTCAGGATGCTGTGAAAGCAAGTGATTCTAGTATAAAGGAGTTGGTGGCTAACTTGAAAGTGTACAAAAAAATTAGAAAGCAAGACTTGAACTTTATCTACAAATTCGGGAACTCCTCTGACACCGGTAAAAAGTACTGGAAAGCGGTGCTGAAGATCAAGTCCATACTAGCATCCAACCCTCAAATCACATTTAGAGTGTTAATATTCAAGGACTTTTTGATATACAACAAGATGGACCCGgtcaaggccaagaagatCAACCTGTTCTTAGCTATTCTTTTCAAGCTTTATAATCCGTTGTTGGAGGAGTTGGGGCCTTACTTTAAAAGGCAATTATATGAGGTTATTTTACGTCTGCTCAAACTGGAGTTTACTATGGTGGAAACTCAAATCAATAAGAAGCTCGGGTTTGAAATCACTCACGAGTATGAGACGACTCAGCTATGTGGATGGGTGGTGTATTTGTACTCGTCAATGGATGACCAAGGCAAGAAGAGGATTGGTTCGCTATTGCAAGATATCAGCTCTCTCAACGACGAATCCAAAATGgagattcttcaaggtttGAACAAAATTGAGCTTTTAGAAGACGAGAAACAGCAAGTGGAAGTGGTGCATGAAAGTGTGGGAAAAAGGTTGAAGCTCAAGAAGTACGAGCAGGTAGAGTCACTTGACTCTATACTTGGCACTCAAGCCCCTGCTTTGAAAAAGCAGAAAATACAACCCAGTGACGACGTTTCGACCTCCAAAAAAACCTATTTCTTTGAGCCCCACGCAAAATGGACTGCCACTCCTTTTGGCTCCAGCGTGTAA
- a CDS encoding uncharacterized protein (EggNog:ENOG503NY41; COG:S), translating to MTVSDHELEASILKIKDLLNADPSKQNLADAIDLLNSLLQSMMPSIQAQRTPMTMAPFSANSSSSKLVRFVKLQDNFRFSLVLSIDRYLDWIYDNISTVDSASIVQLNRLLQGLLLIHSPSRSIFSNTTDMRKILRFVELGSPAVPFEVTISFITTLLHILIKNLDNFRVFESCNGCSILISKLKISDLSVPKKSIENNSSMKSANQQMLNFKIIEFLIFYLNDESESQGFDGKKKSIKEKSNYFRNDFPDIDNLIESLNDLKNI from the coding sequence ATGACAGTTTCTGACCACGAACTCGAGGCGTCTATTCTCAAAATAAAGGATCTCTTGAATGCAGACCCATCCAAGCAAAACTTGGCCGATGCAATTGACCTTTTAAACCTGCTCCTCCAGTCAATGATGCCCTCAATCCAGGCACAACGTACACCAATGACCATGGCTCCGTTTTCTGCAAACTCATCAAGTAGCAAGTTGGTTCGATTTGTCAAGCTCCAAGACAACTTCCGCTTCAGCTTGGTCTTGAGTATTGACAGGTACCTTGACTGGATATATGATAACATTAGCACTGTTGATAGTGCATCAATTGTGCAACTCAACAGACTTCTACAAGGACTTTTGTTGATTCATTCACCGTCTCGATCGATTTtctccaacaccaccgaCATGAGGAAGATCTTGAGGTTCGTTGAGTTGGGCAGTCCAGCTGTTCCGTTTGAGGTGACCATCTCATTTATCACCACCTTGCTTCatattttgatcaaaaaccTAGACAATTTCCGGGTATTCGAATCGTGCAATGGCTGCTCTATTCTCATCAGTAAACTAAAGATATCCGATTTGTCTGTGCCTAAAAAGTCCATTGAAAATAATTCGAGCATGAAGTCTGCCAACCAGCAGATgctcaacttcaagatcattgagTTTTTAATTTTCTACCTCAATGATGAGTCAGAACTGCAAGGCTTCGatgggaagaagaagtccatCAAGGAGAAATCTAATTATTTTAGGAACGACTTTCCTGATATCGATAATCTTATTGAATCGctcaatgatttgaagaacatATAA